A portion of the Rhinolophus sinicus isolate RSC01 linkage group LG03, ASM3656204v1, whole genome shotgun sequence genome contains these proteins:
- the DUOX1 gene encoding dual oxidase 1 produces MGFRLALAWTLLIGPWMLTGAQNSISWEVQRFDGWYNNLMKHRWGSKGSRLQRLVPATYADGVYQPLGEPHLPNPRDLSNTAMRGPAGQASVQNRTVLGVFFGYHILSDLVSVERPGCPAEFLNIRIPSGDPVFDRDQSGDVVLPFQRSRWDPKTGRSPSNPRDVTNEVTGWLDGSAIYGSSHSWSDALRSFSGGQLASGPDPAFPRVAQNPLLIWTAPDPATGQRGPQGLYAFGAERGNREPFLQALGLLWFRYHNLWAQRLAREHPRWGDEELFQHARKRVIATYQNIALYEWLPSFLRKTPPEYAGYRPFLDPSISPEFLVASEQFFSTMVPPGVYMRNASCHFQGVINQNSSVSRALRVCNSYWSREHPNLQRAEDVDALLLGMTSQIAEREDHVVVEDLRDFWPGTLKFSRIDHLASCLQRGRDLGLPSYTKARAALGLSPVTRWQDINPALSQSDGAVLEATAALYNQDLSRLELLPGGLLESHGDPGPLFSTIVLDQFVRLRDGDRYWFENTRNGLFSEEEISEIRNTSLWDVLVTVTNVDPSALQPNVFFWHAGDPCPQPRQLSTEGLPACAPPVTRDYFKGSGFGFGLTIGTLCCFPLVSLLVAWIVARLRKRNFKRLQGQNRQSIKSEKLVEGVEALEWQGRKEPCRPVLLHLQPGQIRVMDGTLSVLRIIQLRPLQQVNLILSNNRGRRTLLLKIPKEYDLVLLFNLEEERRTLVENLRGALKENGLSFQEWELREQELMRAAVTREQRSRLLETFFRHLFSQVLDIDQADAGTLPLDSSQKVQEALTCELSRAEFAESLGLKPQDMFVESMFSLADKDGNGYLSFREFLDILVVFMKGSPEEKSRLMFRMYDFDGNGLISKDEFIRMLRSFIEISNNCLSKAQLAEVVESMFRESGFQDKEELTWEDFHFMLRDHDSELRFTQLCVKGVKVPEVIKDVCRRASYISQEKLCPSPRVSARCSRSGVEVEPTSQRLQCPVDTDPSQEVRRRFGKKVTSFQTLLFTEAHREKFQRSRRHQTVQQFKRFIENYRRHIGCVAVFYAIAAGLFLERAYYYTFTSPPSGITETTFVGIILSRGTAASISFMFSYILLTMCRNLITFLRETFLNRYVPFDAAVDFHRLIASTAIVLTVLHSVGHVVNVYLFSISPLSVLSCIFPGLFHDDGSEFPQKYYWWFFQTVPGLTGVIMLLVLAIMYVFASHYFRRHSFRGFWLTHHLYILLYMLLIIHGSFALIQLPRFHIFFLVPALIYVGDKLVSLSRKKVEISVVKAELLPSGVTHLQFQRPQGFEYKSGQWVRIACLALGTTEYHPFTLTSAPHEDTLSLHIRAAGPWTTRLREIYSPPTDGCARYPKLYLDGPFGEGHQEWHKFEVSVLVGGGIGVTPFASILKDLVFKSSVSRQVFCKKIYFIWVTRTQRQFEWLADIIREVEENDQQDLVSVHIYITQLAEKFDLRTTMLYICERHFQKVLNRSLFTGLRSITHFGRPPFEPFFNSLQEVHPQVRKIGVFSCGPPGMTKNVEKACQLINRQDRTHFSHHYENF; encoded by the exons GCTACCACATACTCTCTGACCTGGTGAGTGTGGAGAGACCCGGCTGCCCCGCTGAGTTTCTCAACATCCGAATCCCGTCGGGAGACCCCGTGTTCGATCGTGACCAGAGCGGGGACGTGGTGCTGCCCTTCCAGAGGAGCCGCTGGGACCCCAAGACCGGACGGAGCCCCAGCAACCCCCGGGACGTG ACCAACGAGGTGACCGGCTGGCTGGACGGCAGCGCCATCTATGGCTCTTCACACTCCTGGAGCGACGCGCTGCGGAGCTTCTCCGGGGGACAGCTGGCGTCGGGGCCCGACCCCGCCTTCCCCCGGGTCGCCCAGAACCCCCTGCTCATATGGACCGCGCCCGACCCCGCCACGGGACAGCGCGGGCCCCAGGGGCTGTACG CCTTCGGGGCGGAGCGAGGGAATCGTGAACCCTTCCTGCAGGCGCTGGGCCTGCTCTGGTTCCGCTACCACAATCTGTGGGCGCAGAGGCTGGCCCGCGAGCACCCGCGCTGGGGGGACGAGGAGCTGTTCCAGCACGCGCGCAAGAGGGTCATCGCCACCTACCAG AACATCGCTTTGTATGAGTGGCTGCCCAGCTTCCTGCGGAAAACGCCCCCAGAGTATGCAG GATACCGCCCTTTCCTGGACCCTAGCATCTCCCCTGAGTTCCTGGTTGCCTCTGAGCAGTTCTTCTCCACTATGGTGCCCCCTGGCGTCTACATGAG AAATGCCAGCTGCCACTTCCAGGGGGTCATCAATCAGAACTCAAGTGTCTCCAGAGCTCTCCGGGTCTGCAACAGCTACTGGAGCCGAGAG CACCCAAACCTACAAAGAGCTGAAGATGTGGATGCATTGCTGCTGGGCATGACCTCTCAGATCGCCGAGCGAGAGGACCATGTGGTGGTTGAGGACTTGAGAG atttctggccTGGCACACTGAAGTTTTCCCGCATAGACCACCTGGCCAGCTGCCTGCAGCGGGGCCGTGATCTGGGCCTGCCCTCTTACACCAAGGCCAGGGCAGCCCTGGGCCTGTCTCCTGTTACCAGATGGCAGGACATCAACCCTGCACTCTCTCAGAGTGATGGCGCT GTTCTGGAGGCCACAGCTGCCCTGTACAACCAGGACCTGTCCCGGCTGGAGCTGCTCCCTGGGGGGCTCCTGGAGAGCCATGGGGACCCCGGACCCCTCTTCAGCACCATAGTCCTTGACCAGTTTGTGCGGCTGCGGGATGGCGACCGTTACTGGTTTGAGAACACCAGGAATGG gctgTTCTCTGAGGAAGAGATCTCAGAGATCAGAAACACTTCCCTATGGGATGTTCTAGTGACGGTCACCAATGTGGATCCCAGTGCCCTGCAGCCCAATGTATTTTTCTGGCATGCAG GAGACCCCTGTCCACAGCCAAGACAACTCAGCACCGAGGGCCTGCCAGCCTGTGCTCCCCCAGTCACAAGGGACTATTTCAAGGGCAGTGGATTTGGCTTCGGCCTCACCATCGGGACTCTCTGCTGCTTCCCCCTGG TGAGCCTGCTTGTTGCATGGATTGTTGCTCGGCTCCGGAAGAGAAATTTTAAGAGGCTCCAGGGCCAGAACCGCCAGAGCATCAAGTCTGAGAAGCTCGTGGAGGGCGTGGAAG CATTGGAATGGCAGGGCCGCAAGGAGCCCTGCAGGCCTGTGCTCCTGCACCTGCAGCCTGGGCAGATCCGGGTCATGGACGGCACGCTCTCTGTACTTCGCATCATCCAGCTGCGGCCCCTGCAGCAGGTCAACCTCATCCTGTCCAACAACCGTGGACGCCGCACCCTGCTGCTCAAGATCCCCAAGGAGTATGACCTG GTGCTGTTATTTAACTTGGAGGAAGAGCGGCGGACACTGGTAGAAAACCTTCGTGGTGCTCTAAAGGAGAACGGGCTGAGCTTCCAGGAGTGGGAGCTGCGGGAGCAGGAGCTGATGAGGGCAGCTGTGACTCGGGAGCAGCGGAGCCGCCTCCTGGAGACCTTTTTCAGGCACCTTTTCTCCCAG GTGCTGGACATCGACCAGGCAGATGCAGGGACCCTGCCCCTGGACTCATCCCAGAAGGTACAGGAAGCCCTGACGTGtgagctgagcagggctgagTTTGCTGAGTCCCTGGGCCTCAAGCCCCAGGACATGTTTGTGGAGTCCATGTTCTCTCTGGCTGACAAAGACGGCAATGGCTACCTGTCCTTCCGGGAGTTCCTGGATATCCTGGTGGTCTTCATGAAAg GTTCCCCTGAGGAGAAGTCTCGCCTTATGTTCCGCATGTATGACTTTGATGGGAATGGTCTCATTTCCAAGGACGAGTTCATCAGGATGCTGAG GTCCTTCATCGAGATCTCCAACAACTGCCTGTCCAAGGCCCAGCTGGCCGAGGTGGTGGAGTCCATGTTCCGGGAGTCAGGCTTCCAGGACAAGGAGGAGCTGACATGGGAGGACTTCCACTTCATGCTGCGGGACCACGACAGCGAGCTCCGCTTCACGCAGCTCTGCGTCAAAG GGGTGAAGGTGCCTGAAGTCATCAAGGACGTCTGCCGGAGAGCTTCCTACATCAGCCAGGAGAAACTCTG TCCCTCTCCCAGAGTGAGTGCTCGATGTTCCCGCAGTGGTGTTGAGGTGGAGCCGACATCACAGAGACTGCAGTGCCCTGTGGACACAGACCCTTCCCAGGAGGTTCGACGGAGGTTTGGCAAGAA GGTAACGTCCTTCCAGACCCTGCTGTtcactgaggctcacagagagaAGTTTCAACGAAGCCGTCGCCACCAAACTGTGCAACAGTTCAAGCGCTTCATAGAGAACTACCGTCGCCACATCGGCTGCGTGGCTGTGTTCTACGCGATCGCCGCAGGCCTTTTTCTGGAGAGGGCCTACT ACTACACCTTTACCTCGCCACCCTCGGGCATCACAGAGACCACCTTTGTGGGCATCATTCTATCACGGGGCACAGCGGCCAGCATCTCCTTCATGTTCTCCTACATCCTGCTCACCATGTGCCGTAACCTCATCACTTTCCTACGAGAGACCTTCCTGAACCGCTACGTGCCCTTCGACGCTGCCGTGGACTTTCATCGCCTCATTGCCTCCACTGCCATCGTTCTcacag TCTTACACAGTGTGGGCCATGTGGTAAATGTGTACCTGTTCTCCATCAGTCCACTCAGCGTCCTCTCCTGCATCTTCCCTGGCCTCTTCCATGATGACgg GTCGGAGTTCCCCCAGAAGTATTACTGGTGGTTTTTCCAGACTGTGCCAG GCCTCACAGGGGTCATAATGCTCCTGGTCCTGGCCATCATGTACGTCTTCGCCTCCCACTACTTCCGCCGCCACAGTTTCCGGGGCTTCTGGCTGACCCACCACCTCTACATCCTGCTCTACATGTTG CTCATTATCCATGGCAGCTTCGCTCTGATCCAGCTGCCCCGTTTCCACATCTTCTTCCTGGTCCCGGCACTAATCTATGTGGGGGACAAGCTGGTGAGCCTGAGCCGGAAGAAAGTGGAGATCAGCGTGGTGAAGGCGGAGCTGCTGCCTTCAG GAGTGACCCACCTGCAGTTCCAGCGGCCCCAAGGCTTTGAGTACAAGTCTGGGCAGTGGGTGCGGATCGCCTGCCTGGCTCTGGGGACCACTGAGTACCACCCCTTCACATTGACTTCTGCGCCCCATGAGGACACGCTCAGCTTGCACATCCGGGCGGCTGGACCCTGGACCACTCGCCTCAGGGAGATCTACTCACCTCCAACGGACGGCTGTGCCAGATACCCGAAG CTGTACCTTGATGGACCGTTTGGAGAGGGCCACCAGGAGTGGCATAAGTTTGAGGTGTCAGTGCTGGTGGGAGGGGGCATTGGGGTCACCCCCTTTGCCTCCATCCTAAAAGACCTGGTTTTTAAGTCATCAGTCAGCCGCCAAGTGTTCTGTAAGAAG ATCTACTTCATCTGGGTGACACGAACCCAGAGGCAGTTCGAGTGGCTGGCTGACATCATCCGGGAGGTGGAGGAGAATGACCAACAGGACCTGGTGTCTGTGCACATCTACATCACCCAGCTGGCTGAGAAGTTCGACCTCAGGACCACCATGCTG TACATCTGTGAGAGGCACTTCCAGAAGGTGCTGAACCGGAGTCTGTTCACGGGTCTGCGCTCCATCACCCACTTTGGCCGACCCCCCTTTGAGCCCTTCTTCAACTCCCTGCAGGAGGTTCACCCACAG GTCCGGAAGATTGGGGTGTTTAGCTGTGGCCCCCCAGGCATGACCAAGAATGTGGAAAAGGCCTGTCAGCTCATCAACAGGCAGGACCGGACTCATTTCTCCCACCATTACGAGAACTTCTAG